From a single Lolium rigidum isolate FL_2022 chromosome 7, APGP_CSIRO_Lrig_0.1, whole genome shotgun sequence genomic region:
- the LOC124671435 gene encoding uncharacterized protein LOC124671435, whose amino-acid sequence MTIPDQLAFRPSTHAVVHLDPAHPLASAIPHQELEEADNEIQRLNELRLGEDISYEEYSGYLRQLRSKPDVDTCTKLDAVQLKELNARHALYRSKCYQLSQQAPKHKIYYEKWRDCRHRDYLEERFCKCCEEDSKLDWYFHPDYCKLAGLEDYQRLVPRNYGGYEYERWDQYHRYCHSYEIEQEYIKYCEELSKKLKWMEAYVPNKSPSIKWGRILTRGAYQAIKIATDFSMMTGNLAFPGFYEWFDSMTFDVCYYNELDGVFYEIWKRYTNERTFRDSLDEVYKLNRFPLRQHIMRAALENDTLCSDLEEEFLSCTTCLKEFAEDKSQITEDKARELIAEALRKETPKPKFYEDYCRKKIDIARAIGLISR is encoded by the exons ATGACGATTCCCGATCAGCTCGCGTTTCGGCCCTCGACTCACGCCGTCGTGCACCTCGACCCCGCCCATCCACTCGCGTCGGCGATCCCACATCAG GAGCTAGAAGAAGCGGACAACGAAATCCAAAGGCTGAACGAGTTGCGTTTGGGAGAAGATATCAGCTACGAGGAGTACTCGGGTTACCTTAGGCAGTTGCGCAGCAAGCCTGATGTCGACACTTGTACCAAACTGGATGCTGTTCAGCTCAAGGAGCTTAACGCCCGCCATGCGTTGTATCGCAGCAAGTGTTACCAG TTGTCACAACAAGCGCCCAAACACAAGATTTACTATGAGAAATGGAGAGACTGTCGCCACCGTGACTATCTTGAGGAGAGATTTTGTAAGTGCTGCGAGGAGGATAGCAAATTAGATTGGTATTTCCACCCTGATTACTGCAAACTAGCTGGCCTGGAGGACTACCAACGGCTCGTCCCTCGAAATTAT GGTGGTTATGAGTACGAACGTTGGGATCAGTACCACAGGTATTGTCATAGCTATGAGATTGAACAAGAATATATCAAATATTGTGAAGAACTGTCAAAGAAACTTAAG TGGATGGAAGCTTATGTGCCAAACAAGTCTCCATCTATTAAG TGGGGAAGAATTTTAACAAGAGGAGCTTACCAAGCAATCAAGATCGCTACCGACTTCTCCATGATGACTGGGAATTTAGCCTTTCCTGGCTTCTAC GAATGGTTTGATAGCATGACGTTTGATGTTTGTTACTACAACGAGTTAGATGGCGTTTTCTACGAGATTTGGAAGCGGTACACTAATGAG AGGACATTCAGAGATTCTTTGGATGAAGTATATAAACTTAATAGGTTCCCGTTACGCCAACACATAATGAGAGCTGCGCTGGAGAATGACACATTATGCTCCGACTTGGAAGAGGAG TTTCTTTCTTGCACAACTTGCCTCAAGGAA TTTGCAGAGGATAAATCCCAGATTACAGAGGACAAAGCCCGCGAGTTGATTGCAGAAGCACTTAGAAAGGAG ACGCCAAAACCAAAGTTTTATGAGGACTATTGTAGAAAGAAGATTGATATTGCCAGAGCTATTGGATTAATTTCAAGATAG